In a genomic window of Deltaproteobacteria bacterium:
- a CDS encoding glycosyltransferase — MSSLLKPSISIVIPVHNGGSNFRRCLESIAAALPPPQETIVVADGDTDGSWHVAKEFGALVLRTPTPGGPARARNMGAHRAKSDILFFVDADVTIPQDAVSRVAAAFQYDPDLAAVFGSYDEEPFQTNFLSQYKNLFHHYVHQTAREEASTFWGACGGIRREVFFAMSGFDEWYRRPSIEDIELGSRLKKAGYKIRLLKGLQVKHLKRWTISSLLKADFFCRALPWTSLIIKEGRFINDLNLKISNRLSVISVYMLLLTSCGALYIPWLFAAVVFFILMLIALNLNLYRFFHHKRGLKFAIKTIPWHWFYFFYSGMAFAIGFGKYRIMKSGSS; from the coding sequence ATGTCTTCCCTATTAAAGCCCAGTATTTCGATAGTAATTCCGGTCCACAACGGCGGAAGCAATTTTCGGAGGTGCCTGGAAAGCATTGCGGCAGCTTTGCCCCCTCCGCAGGAAACAATTGTTGTAGCCGATGGTGACACAGACGGTTCCTGGCATGTGGCAAAAGAATTCGGTGCGCTGGTCTTGAGAACACCAACTCCTGGTGGGCCTGCTAGAGCCCGCAACATGGGCGCCCATAGGGCTAAGAGTGATATCCTTTTTTTTGTGGATGCAGACGTAACAATCCCTCAGGACGCTGTGAGTCGAGTAGCCGCCGCCTTTCAGTATGACCCGGACTTGGCTGCTGTTTTTGGATCATATGACGAGGAACCGTTTCAGACCAATTTCTTGTCCCAGTACAAAAATTTGTTTCACCACTACGTTCATCAGACTGCGAGAGAAGAAGCATCCACCTTTTGGGGCGCTTGCGGGGGCATTCGCCGTGAGGTCTTCTTTGCCATGAGCGGTTTTGACGAATGGTACCGCCGTCCATCCATCGAAGACATCGAACTGGGCTCCAGACTCAAAAAGGCCGGTTACAAGATTCGCCTATTAAAGGGCCTTCAAGTCAAACATCTGAAGCGTTGGACCATTTCTTCTCTTTTGAAAGCAGATTTTTTCTGTCGTGCTCTGCCCTGGACCAGCCTGATCATAAAGGAGGGCCGATTCATTAACGACCTCAACCTAAAAATCTCCAACCGGCTCAGCGTTATATCTGTATATATGCTTCTTTTAACCTCCTGCGGGGCGCTATACATCCCATGGCTTTTTGCCGCCGTCGTTTTTTTTATTCTGATGCTCATTGCGCTCAACTTGAATCTTTATCGCTTTTTTCATCACAAACGCGGCCTAAAGTTTGCCATAAAAACAATTCCATGGCACTGGTTCTATTTTTTTTACAGCGGCATGGCTTTTGCTATTGGTTTTGGCAAGTACCGAATTATGAAGTCAGGGTCGTCATGA
- a CDS encoding NAD(P)/FAD-dependent oxidoreductase → MNNKPVVILGAGPAGLSAAYELVQRGTRPILLEKADKVGGIARTETHKGYRFDIGGHRFFTKIERINQLWRDMLGKDFLRVKRMSRIYYQGRFFDYPLQFSNALSNLGIIQSFLIMLSYLKAQAWPYAEEKTFEQWVSNRFGQRLYKTFFQTYTEKVWGMPCHHIGAEWAAQRIKGLSLIVAVSNALLGIQTAKSLITQFDYPLQGPGMMWQRFQQAIEAQGGDVRLNCKAINLRRKNGSIISVICVEGRKSVEIPVGHLISSIPITRLTTLLDPKIPNEVSGASGNLSYRAFIIVMLIVNKKELFPDQWIYVHSPEATVGRIQNFKNWSAAMVPDSQKTSVGMEYFCNEGDQIWTMSDSELTDMASQELSQLGLAEIDDVIDSYVVRQPKAYPIYDHEYSKHLKVIRGFLGTIDNLQTIGRNGMHRYNNMDHSMLTGILAAENVQSANHNLWEVNEEEGYLEEDKAADVGQLVRESVLTQTFARMDKLAFASAVGSVSGLLLFLATIWLVVKGGDVIGPNLQLLSQYFVGYTVTVKGSFIAFGYSFVWGFLFGWLFAYLRNLFLGLFIYWAKKKAELLSLKDFFDHL, encoded by the coding sequence GTGAACAATAAACCTGTTGTCATACTCGGAGCCGGTCCCGCAGGCCTCAGTGCGGCATATGAACTCGTTCAACGGGGGACCCGTCCTATTCTCCTTGAGAAAGCTGACAAGGTAGGAGGGATTGCTCGCACGGAGACTCATAAAGGGTATCGCTTTGACATAGGAGGTCACCGCTTTTTCACCAAGATCGAAAGGATTAACCAACTTTGGCGAGACATGCTGGGCAAGGATTTCCTCAGGGTCAAACGCATGTCGCGCATCTATTATCAGGGCCGTTTCTTCGACTATCCACTTCAGTTCTCCAATGCTTTGTCCAACCTTGGCATTATTCAGAGTTTTCTGATTATGCTAAGCTATCTCAAGGCGCAAGCGTGGCCATACGCCGAAGAGAAGACCTTTGAACAATGGGTGTCTAATCGTTTCGGCCAACGCCTCTATAAGACATTTTTTCAAACATACACCGAGAAAGTCTGGGGCATGCCTTGCCACCACATCGGAGCTGAGTGGGCCGCACAGCGGATCAAAGGTTTGTCTTTAATCGTGGCTGTTTCCAATGCACTACTCGGTATCCAAACAGCCAAAAGCTTGATCACTCAATTCGATTATCCGTTGCAGGGCCCCGGAATGATGTGGCAGCGTTTTCAACAAGCGATTGAGGCTCAGGGTGGTGACGTTCGGCTCAATTGTAAAGCAATTAACTTGAGGCGAAAAAATGGGTCCATAATAAGTGTCATTTGCGTGGAAGGACGCAAATCGGTGGAAATCCCCGTGGGACATCTCATCTCCAGCATACCCATAACCAGGCTCACTACCTTACTCGACCCGAAAATCCCGAACGAAGTATCTGGCGCTTCCGGCAACCTCTCTTATCGTGCCTTTATCATTGTCATGCTTATTGTTAACAAGAAGGAGCTATTCCCGGATCAGTGGATATATGTCCACAGTCCGGAGGCCACTGTGGGCCGGATTCAAAACTTCAAAAACTGGAGTGCGGCCATGGTTCCCGATTCCCAGAAGACGAGCGTGGGCATGGAATACTTCTGTAACGAGGGCGATCAGATCTGGACCATGTCAGACTCCGAGTTGACAGATATGGCATCTCAGGAATTGTCTCAACTGGGCCTGGCCGAAATTGATGATGTCATTGACAGCTATGTAGTGCGTCAGCCCAAGGCCTACCCAATTTACGACCACGAATATAGCAAACACCTTAAGGTGATCCGGGGTTTTCTCGGGACCATCGACAATCTCCAGACCATAGGGCGTAACGGAATGCACCGGTATAATAACATGGACCACTCCATGCTCACGGGCATCCTTGCAGCAGAAAATGTTCAAAGTGCAAATCACAACCTGTGGGAAGTGAACGAAGAGGAAGGATATCTTGAAGAAGATAAGGCAGCCGATGTGGGACAACTTGTCCGCGAAAGCGTTCTCACCCAAACATTTGCCAGAATGGACAAACTGGCCTTTGCCTCTGCGGTGGGGTCTGTTTCAGGACTGCTTCTTTTCTTGGCCACCATCTGGTTGGTTGTGAAGGGCGGCGATGTTATTGGGCCAAACCTCCAGCTTCTTTCCCAGTATTTTGTGGGCTACACTGTGACGGTGAAGGGGTCCTTTATTGCTTTTGGCTACAGTTTTGTCTGGGGCTTTCTTTTCGGTTGGCTTTTTGCGTATTTAAGAAACCTTTTTCTTGGCCTGTTCATCTATTGGGCAAAGAAGAAAGCGGAGTTATTGTCACTCAAGGATTTCTTTGATCACCTGTAA
- a CDS encoding VTC domain-containing protein, whose protein sequence is MNEEQGQPISGHEIKFALNNSSAHIMVHWLQLRCHPDPQFPAGIVSSIYYDTKGWRFLREKVNSDYRKTKIRLRWYSDFHNRQPDDKSYVEAKFKTGARRKKIRVKTDFSGKWLSSVSLDDQRLLKIPYLLRCEGVIIPEQVFPAFGITYKRRRFVEPTTGARLCIDYDISSPSVNSQMLPRGNPFPLKSAVFEVKGNISELPTVLYQMAAMGCSKQSFSKYSNCYRHNTGAAF, encoded by the coding sequence ATGAATGAGGAACAAGGCCAGCCAATCAGTGGACACGAAATAAAATTTGCCCTGAATAACAGCTCTGCGCATATCATGGTCCATTGGCTCCAACTGCGCTGTCATCCGGACCCTCAATTTCCAGCTGGCATTGTCTCAAGCATATACTATGACACAAAGGGCTGGCGCTTCCTTAGGGAAAAGGTAAATAGCGACTACCGAAAGACCAAGATCAGGCTGAGATGGTACTCAGATTTTCACAATAGGCAGCCAGATGATAAATCATACGTTGAAGCGAAGTTCAAGACCGGTGCGAGAAGGAAAAAGATCAGGGTGAAGACTGATTTTTCCGGGAAATGGCTCTCGTCTGTCAGCCTGGACGATCAGAGGCTCTTGAAAATTCCATACCTGTTGCGGTGCGAGGGTGTCATTATCCCCGAACAGGTTTTCCCTGCCTTTGGAATAACTTACAAGCGCCGAAGATTCGTGGAGCCGACGACCGGGGCACGGCTGTGCATTGACTACGATATCAGCTCACCAAGTGTCAACTCACAAATGCTACCGCGAGGCAACCCGTTTCCTCTGAAAAGCGCCGTGTTCGAAGTGAAAGGAAACATCAGCGAACTCCCCACGGTGTTGTACCAAATGGCGGCCATGGGATGCTCAAAACAATCCTTTTCCAAGTATAGTAATTGTTACAGACACAATACGGGGGCCGCGTTCTGA
- a CDS encoding DUF4956 domain-containing protein, translated as MEPDWEKWITTLGGFGSQKMEDIGLLAFFAVMIISLLSSLFVAFLYNRFYSSRATGSQVHRAFPLLGISVTAIFICIQFSLPLSLGLLGALSIVRFRTPIKEPEEIGFIMLVIASSLCCATFNMFFLGIILTVAVLALLVLKSSTRLIKGRLNDGMLIITLPAKEARIKKQKILDFLEQKLPKGRVDSITENDDESIISYSFIKLGKNTMLELQSELNKLASKAKSNLFFNRSGQL; from the coding sequence ATGGAACCAGATTGGGAAAAATGGATCACGACGCTGGGCGGCTTCGGCAGTCAAAAAATGGAAGATATTGGTTTGTTGGCCTTTTTTGCGGTCATGATCATATCATTACTGTCTTCGCTATTTGTCGCTTTTCTCTACAACAGATTTTACAGCAGTCGCGCCACAGGAAGCCAGGTCCATCGAGCCTTTCCGTTGCTTGGAATATCTGTTACGGCCATCTTTATCTGCATTCAGTTTTCATTACCTCTATCTCTGGGTTTGCTTGGCGCCCTATCAATTGTGCGTTTCCGTACACCCATCAAAGAGCCGGAAGAGATCGGTTTCATAATGTTGGTCATCGCCTCATCCCTTTGCTGTGCGACTTTCAACATGTTTTTTCTCGGCATCATCTTGACCGTGGCTGTGTTGGCTCTCCTTGTCTTGAAATCCAGCACGCGACTGATTAAGGGACGTTTGAATGATGGGATGTTAATCATCACGTTACCGGCAAAGGAAGCCCGGATCAAAAAGCAGAAAATACTTGACTTCCTCGAGCAAAAGCTTCCTAAAGGAAGAGTTGACAGCATTACGGAAAACGACGATGAATCGATCATATCATATAGTTTCATCAAGCTGGGAAAGAACACAATGTTGGAATTGCAGAGTGAACTCAACAAGCTTGCCAGTAAGGCAAAGTCCAACCTCTTCTTCAATCGTTCCGGCCAATTGTGA